From Mytilus edulis chromosome 9, xbMytEdul2.2, whole genome shotgun sequence, the proteins below share one genomic window:
- the LOC139488449 gene encoding toll-like receptor 13: MKLLLLTILPLVLAKTNCNKYCTCTVEQKQTRTIYVGKCDGRSKRKLTYIPKFPDGTRKVVFINNDLQILSKKSLENISLASSHVTDLNLKYNNITCIHNNTFSDMIWLCQLDISGNRQLISSDIAYSLYSLPKRYINTLVLKNMKLKPFDGMFDGLKGCKSLKIAMANNDIETLNGTWFSQLKELISLDLHWNRISSQNLNIKGLSSLTWLHLGDNPLTKIPAFCDDGLFQLKTLHLSYTQLQSFADMKDKFRCLQSLKYLFLNGLNINQLHTNTFSELKSLKELSLIKMQGRSLKISPYAFNSSSLEQLSFFRTNGFRFTNWSAQVGYFDPQTLFGKCRNIFSLDLSNNVFDFTQKSIRDMFKPLTKLQKLYLEKLQIDYIPWNFLYQFPRLQLLSMANNKIVPWIDGSSTFKDVKSLQELKLENNKISMISSKSIPSTVLDNLKKIDLSKNHFTCSCDLMWFRNWMKSTKVEIKNAKDYRCDNSEFLINYNPTPESCKNIVLIIAVSVGSLVGVILFATIIIYFCRWRIRFQLYNIRSRYRNYHQLKHNNCVYVAYVIYCYEDFKWVKDKLIKEIEVEHGFRLCIPHRDFEVGKVFADNIVDHMNLSKTVIPVFSKNFSKNEWCLFQLDVARSKLTKEGSLTIFPVMLEEVEFKNMNAAIYSFIKLSNYAAWSEDSYAKELFWDKIKDHLKNI, translated from the coding sequence ATGAAACTTCTACTTCTTACGATTTTACCACTGGTACTCGCAAAAACAAACTGCAACAAGTACTGTACATGTACTgtggaacaaaaacaaacacgAACAATATACGTTGGAAAATGCGATGGAAGGTCAAAACGAAAATTGACATACATTCCGAAATTCCCCGATGGAACACGGAAAGTTGTATTTATCAACAACGACTTACAGATACTATCTAAAAAGTCACTAGAAAATATATCTTTAGCGAGTTCTCATGTAACTGACTTGAActtaaaatacaacaatataaCATGCATTCACAACAATACATTCAGTGATATGATTTGGTTATGTCAATTGGACATTTCTGGTAATCGTCAACTTATAAGTAGTGATATAGCTTACAGTTTATATAGCCTACCGAAACGCTATATAAATACATTGGTTTTAAAAAACATGAAACTCAAACCCTTTGACGGCATGTTTGATGGACTTAAAGGGTGCAAGAGTCTGAAAATTGCCATGGCTAACAATGATATTGAAACATTAAATGGAACATGGTTTTCACAATTAAAAGAGTTGATCAGCCTAGACTTACATTGGAATAGAATATCAAGccaaaatttgaatataaaaggACTCTCCAGCTTAACATGGTTACATCTGGGCGACAACCCGTTAACTAAAATCCCTGCGTTTTGTGATGACGGGCTTTTTCAGTTAAAGACATTACATCTGTCATACACACAACTGCAATCATTTGCAGACATGAAAGACAAATTCAGATGCCTAcaatcattaaaatatttgtttttaaacggCCTCAACATAAATCAACTGCATACAAATACATTTTCAGAATTAAAGAGCTTGAAGGAACTCAGTTTGATTAAAATGCAAGGACGTAGCTTAAAAATAAGCCCGTATGCATTTAATAGCTCGTCTTTAGAACAATTAAGTTTTTTTAGGACAAACGGATTCCGTTTTACCAACTGGTCTGCACAAGTCGGATATTTTGACCCGCAGACACTTTTCGGTAAATgcagaaatattttttctcttGATCTGTCAAACAATGTGTTCGATTTCACACAAAAATCTATCCGCGACATGTTCAAACCATTAACAAAACTACAAAAACTTTATTTGGAAAAATTACAAATTGATTATATTCCCTGGAACTTCCTATACCAATTCCCTCGACTTCAGTTGCTTTCCATGGCGAACAACAAGATAGTACCATGGATCGATGGTTCATCAACGTTTAAAGACGTTAAGTCACTACAAGAACTTAAGTTGGAGAATAATAAAATAAGCATGATTAGTTCAAAATCTATACCATCAACTGTTCTTgacaatttaaagaaaattgaTCTTTCAAAAAACCATTTCACGTGTTCCTGTGACCTAATGTGGTTCAGAAACTGGATGAAATCAACAAAGGTTGAAATCAAAAATGCAAAGGATTACAGGTGTGACAACTCAGAGTTTTTAATCAATTACAATCCAACTCCCGAAAGCTGTAAAAATATCGTTTTAATTATTGCAGTGTCAGTTGGAAGTCTTGTTGGTGTTATTCTATTTGCTACAATCATTATATACTTTTGTAGATGGCGCATCCGTTTCCAACTATACAACATTCGATCGCGCTATAGAAATTATCACCAACTGAAACACAATAATTGTGTATATGTTGCGTACGTGATATACTGCTATGAAGATTTCAAGTGGGTGAAAGATAAACTTATCAAGGAAATAGAAGTAGAACATGGCTTCAGACTATGTATTCCGCATAGGGATTTCGAAGTTGGGAAAGTTTTTGCGGACAATATCGTTGATCACATGAATTTGAGCAAAACGGTTATACCCGTTTTTTCTAAGAACTTTTCAAAAAATGAATGGTGTCTCTTTCAGCTTGATGTGGCTCGAAGCAAACTTACTAAAGAAGGATCATTAACAATTTTCCCCGTCATGCTCGAAGAGGtggaatttaaaaatatgaatgcAGCAATTTACTCGTTCATAAAGTTATCAAATTATGCAGCTTGGAGCGAAGACAGTTACGCAAAAGAACTTTTCTGGGACAAAATCAAGGATCATTTAAAGAATATCTAA